tcatcatatgttttattgctcaatgagagacgttgaattctattccttggagaaaCTTACCGTaacgaagaaattgagtcatcctttccattgagtttttctcaaaagcctccttgatcctattgatatcagccttaaagtattgctccattgcctcggtgaccataaccacattgccttgaccggattggatgagatctttaaatctcccatgagcggactccgctgcactagttgcttcagtcttgaagtgtctataccggtttgtccatgcacgtacaaatttttccttgaacttattcAACCATTGAGTCTGACAATACTAGACGGCAGTCGGATGAACTTCGttccaatcggcaataaacttctccaatctcttttcgtacataacctcggtaagagaccaataaattttctcccaatctcttagaaattccaaccactttttatgattttcagcatgttctttgtccactcgctcctttatcttgcctctctcatcttcttcttgttcttcgggggatagtttgttctttcgaacatcttcctctagttgaacaatcattctcttcttaatatcctccttagtgggttcaaacaaggcatggcaagtttttatgatattttgacgtatatgatatgtacataggaaattttgtgtgtccaggaagacgtcggatattgctttcattaatgcatcatcttgatcggttacgatcaccctcggaagttgattttcccggaagaataatttcaattgtcgtaatgcccaatgaaaattatagtccctctcgtttttcattaaacaccaagccaatgtgaatgttaccttgtccgaggtttgccccacgatgttCAACAAtgacatattgtatttgtttgtcttgtaggtacaatccaGAAAAAGAATACCACAACATGTATtttccaattgtgaaagcaaaggatgcgaaatgaatatttgaaggggcttctcatccgaccctcttttaatgatatgcatgtagttgtaatcccaagccatcttctcaaattcttgcataacggacctcccttcccattccacccttctaatagttgcttgtgcgctataaattgtacgtagagaagacacgttggactcatccttttccttgaagcctctgagaatttgtctcggtttgataagtgctttggtcaatctctttacatcctcgaactcatgaggttttagcttcgcaactagggagtgaccaacaaaatcttttggatcccggtggttatgacagccacacaaaacctcacaatcccaagtgttcatgtcatttaaacggaaaACAAGCTTAAACGGACAATCATTCTTCCTcatacgagtcttgtataccatattagtcttctttggatatacataatcctttatCTTGTggatattcttctccttgtatttcccacttctctcgcaagccatctcaaaatGCCTCTTTGAACcttcggtattcctcaccaacacacacatgttcttaagagccgtctctttagcccaagcgattgcttcatttcgatctattattctatacataagatcaatttcacattcattagaaggttgattactagcaatccattagtaaagtattctttggtcacataccggaggtattttatagtatttcAACGTATCCCGATAAAGCGCATTtgtatttgttggatcaatatatgtcaccacctaaagatcaaatgaaaattagttccaaacgaaattaaaacactGTGCCGGAAACAAGTAACGacatgctcgaccaatgttccggcatagtcgaacttagccaaaactgaagaccaaatttgaatcATATTCCGGCATACATTATTCGTTAGACAGCAACGCCGGAAAACAAGGTGCCGTAATTTATTGTCCTAAGCCGGTACACGCTACCGGCATTCAAATTAATTGATATGTGGtgccggtatttagctttggaaaacatttattcctgcatgttttttggtaggtaccggcattgtaaatttgaaactCAACAACGCCGGTTCTGATGCCGGCATTCTCGGTATTGATGATACAACGCCGGTAACTAGATCCGGCGTTGATGTTTATTAATTTTCCATGCCGATTTTTGGGTTTAGATGGAAATGTTtcatgtatgtttttcatgcagttccggcatgGTAACCTATCAATAAAACCATGCCGCTTTaatattccgtagtatattccttggtaggtaaaaaagttaactgcgtaccggcatagttttttggtagaatactatgccagatcaatattcaaattgggggatatcgctttaccggcatggtcgtaatatgaataccatgccggtaacgcgtcttccggcatggtattcatactacgaccatgccggcaccgaggttttacagttgaaaaaatggcgggtttaaagaaaaaaaatcgatttttcaactTCCTAGCAGCTTTatctgtgtattggggatgcttgcatgttttgcaagtttactttcttgtgtagcttcttcgaaaaactctccatgctcgtcaaaatcatcattcaagggtgttggcttaacaaagagttgcaattgagagttgttgtcgttagctccttgttgtagtagaGCAAAAGATTCAGCAgttgcaattctctcctcacaatcatcttccattttcacaaaaaaaattccactcaaaaatgtttttccctccttctactctcacctcactcacccaaattcaaataaaacacacactaatcatttatcaaaaatcttatgattttactaattattattaatcactaatcctgattagtgaggggtagattaggcaatacgtaaaatacttagataaagggtgaccccgaattgatatctggaaccagtttttgtccttttcttatatcccccaattcctttttttatcccccaatttcgcgtTCTTTCTCAACTCTGAATCGTGTCTTTTTCGATTCTAAAagcgtttttttttattttgtacttaGAGCTTCTCCGATGGTCATGTGGTCAGCCTCACATGTGGCGTTATGGAAAGACATCCTTTATCTCTCTTGATAACCAATTTTCCTAACTATAAAGGGGACAAAAAAATCTTCTCCAACCCATCCACAtttttatccatatttttgcctAGTTGGCATTTATTATcagatttaacaaaaaaaaaattcatttcatcagaaaagaagaaaataagcTGCACGATACGTTAGGGTACAAAATTGATTCATAGTCTGCAAAACCAGAGTAAACACCAGATTCATGATTTAATCTAATTTACAAACCAGTTTATTACAAAAACATGGGATCCATGGAGATAAATTGTTTATCCGGATAATCATTGATCATGACCATTGACAGGGTACATAACAGTGAATGAATCTCTTTATATACTGTTGATCTAGGTTGAGATTATAGATAGTGATGGGCTAGGAATCATGGAGTACATAACAGTAAAGGGGTATGTTACGTCGTTGATATGTACATACCTTGTTAATTAACTAGGAGGAAGGATCCTACatttttattatcacactatctcacacacaCGTTGGacatcacttttgcgaataaaaatcaaactgtaacggatttgaagctaatatttttgggatatgttcctcttacaagTTCTACAtatctaccaaaaatgagcacattccgaaatataaaacctcacGATGTACCGGTCTTAAATTCGACGGCCAGAAATGCGTTGATCTTCAACgactcattttcaaagtagtagatggtggtgttatatgtACCAAAATACGTTCATTTTTGATAGATATGTATAACTTGGTAAAAGGAACATAACCCCAAAATATTAATTTTAAATTGGTTGTGATTTGGTTTTATTCGCAAAAATGAAgcccaacgtgtgagatagtaTGATAATAATAGTGTGAGGGAATCCCTCCTCGTTAACTAGTTAGCCGATTCTAAAATAATTAATTGTAGGATGTATGAATGATTCCCAGTAGAATGATAACCCTGGATTAAAAAAAACAAAGGGAAGCAGAACTCTTCAacgagagaaaatggagaaaagttATTATTCCATTTCCTATGTTTAAATTAAATATTTTAATTGAGTTTTAATTGTAAAATGTTGACTAGGACGGGTACAAATCCTCTTCAATGATTTTTCAAATGTAaagaccaaattttctttaatccgaggagatgaaagaaaaatatttccaGCCACAAattgtttttctttaattttgaaCTTTTTAAACCGTTGATCCAAATTATATATCTAATCATAACCATTAATAATGATGATTAGGATGTTCACATCCTCTAAGAGAACCTCTAAAACTAGAGAATCGCTTTGAGGATATCTACATAAGTAACATAACTACCATACACATCATCTTTACATTCTCCTTCCACATTCCCATTGGACATGATTTTTGGTTAAATCTTTGAAAATCCTATGTGGCATTATATTTAGGATGTTTCCAATGTCTCATTGAAGATGCTCTTAAACCTCTAAAACAAGAGGTTGATGAAGAGGATGTCTAGCTAAAAGTGTGCCATGTCATCTAAAGATTAGTCAAAGAGGTTAGGGttggagatttttttttgaaaaaatgataGTGTATCCCACCCGGATGAAGACTTTTTTCTTCACACACTATCCATTGGAGAAGCTTTGAAAAGTGGGATGTCGAACGGTAGAGGGGAAAATGAAGATCGGCCCCCAAACAAGCGATTAAGTCGGTGTTTTCCGTCATTTCGAACACCGACAGAAACAGAGATATCAGTCTCAATAAATCACAATACGTCCTTTTTTTTACAGAAAGTGTAGTTAGTAGATGGTTTTCAAATATGTTAAACCATGAATTAATCAAAAGTGATAATTCAAATGATTACTGTACATAAAATCGTAACAATTGATTCTCTGTCGCTCCACTTCCACACAAACTTATACCGAGCAgtgttcttcttgctcattgcTGGCTGACTTTCGGGTTTAACTGTCAAGGTTCTGATGGAGTTTTCTATTTAGACAGTGGCACATAATGAAACATAAATGAACAATCTGTCATGCTTCTTAAAGTTCCTTCTCTTCTGTCGGTCCTGAGGTGCCGAGCGAAAATAGGACAACGCCCACATCCTAATGACAGACCAGAAAAACCCTGAGTTAAAGTGCTTGCAATTTGTTAGACATATCTTTCACTACCAAACCAGCTATCATGCAGATCTGCAAGAGAAACTAACCCCAGCAGCTGCTAAAGATAACCACAGCTCTAACATCTATGGATCAGTTTACCTCTAATCTATAAAGGCCAATCAGCCACATATTGTCTTTTAAATTTGTGCCATCTATTAATTCCCCCATCTCTTAACTTTTCAGCAATTGTTAGGGTTATCAGTACTTTATCTGATATGATTACAAAGTACTAACCTATGAATGAATTAAGTAATCAAATAATTTTTAGAAGCTTAAAAAGATCAGAAAATTATGATAATTTACTGGAAGTCATCGAACATTATCACAGTCTAAAGTGAAGGAGTTGAGTAAATGCTTACGATAATATATCAGCTGCATAGAATATTGGAAGCCTTCCTAGCCCGACACCCATCCACTTCTTTCTTTGACAGTTTATACCTTGATCTGCTTCAGAGCCTGTTGCTGTCAATACAAACTGGAGACAGTAAATCGTTAAGTCTACTGTCTAGTACAAACGGCAAACAACCAGGAGTAGTAGATGCATTCAAGAAAAAGAAATATAACTATACGCGGTCAAATTGAAATGATATAACATCTATTCTCGTTAGGAATTCATGACTTTCTGAAGTGATCTATGATGCGAGACACTAAATGCTTCAACAGCTAATTTAGGCCAGAAGGTCTGCCACAATGTTAACAAATCAAAGAAACCTTCTTAGGGGTCTGTTGAACTTTATAATTCCTGAAAGAACAGAGAATCGACTTAACATGAGACAGCAACTATGCAGAAGCAAAAAGAATGTTGGACACTGTACTTATTCAAGTTTGACTTGATAACTTAGACTGAATTCAATTGGTAACTTGGTATTTTCTTCACAACCGGTCAGCTCATGACTGTCACTGAAAGCTTAAAATTTTTCTACTCTGCTGCATCCACCCCAACCAATGATTCAAACTCATTTCGCGGTGAAACAACCATAACTAGTTTGACCTACATTTGTACTTCCACCTAAAGGTACTAAATGCTCTAATCGCTGGATTGTCTATGCAAGAataagaaataaaagtaaattgAATGTCCTTGCAAAAAGTTATTCCACTTGTGAGATAATTCTTTGCATCAATCTAGGATGTGCAAGTTGTAAAGGCTGGGTAAATAGACGCAACTGGTGCTGAAAGAGTCTCCCCaacaccccagaaaaaaattACAGAGAGATGTAGGACATACCAAAGGAAAGAGTATCGCCAGGACTCCGCTGCCCACAAGAcgagaataaaagaaaattgGAAGAACACATGGGCTTCCTGAaacaatcaaacacaaggaaaagGTCAAAATTTGCCACCTCTATAATTTAAAAGggaaaagaagagagaaagaaaaacccTGGGTATAAGATCAGAAAAACACCAATAgagaaagaagagagaaagaaaaacccTGGGTATAAGATCACTGAATGAAAAACACCAATAGAGCTCAAATACATGCTAACTGAAATATGAAAAGTAGTTGAAAAAGAGAAAATATCATTACCAAACCCTGCAAAAAAGGCCCAGTTTGATTCAAAAAAGTCTAGCCTTTTCTCCAAGCTCACTTCAGCCAGACTCCATTTGTacctagaaaaaagaaaaaaaaacatgatgaaCCTTTTGCTGAGTAATTTTCAGATCAACATAAAGGAAATACACATGCATACTTACTCAAAACAATAATATGCATACATCCATGAAAGAAGTAAGAAACTGAGCATCTTTCCAACATATGGTATGTAACCCACGGCATAGACCTACTTCATGTTCCAACAGTAATAAATGTTAGCCAAACAGCTCAAACACACATAAAAGCCTATCCCACTAGTAAGATTGATTTGAGACTGGACATAGCGGAAGAAAGAAACACGAAATTCATAGAAGGTTTAACGTATAAACAGCTGCACCTCTAGAAAAAAGAAGCCCAGCAAAAGTATAGAGAAGACATGTTCTCCAAATCCAATCATAAACCTGAATAGGGaatggaaaagaagaaaatggatcTTTTGAGCAAATTGTCTGGTAAAGATTAATGTATGGATAGCAAAGCCTCTACTTCTAGAAGGAAAAGCAAAGGTTAGATAATTACCCCCCAACTCCAGCCGGCTTATTTTGTGCATCACCCATCTCCTTTTTGCTTGATGGCTCTGCCCTTCCCATGGCAGCATAAGCATTCTTAGCAATGTCAGTGTACCTGAATTAAGTATCAGAATTTAATATACCATACCTTAGACCACACACATTAGGAGTACACTAGAAAGGTTTTAAGACTATGAAATCATTTATTAATGGGCAAGACAACGGTAATTTTGTCCATAAACGATATTCAGTTCTAATACTGCATCTTAGAAACTCAACCACAAATAAATGCAATTTTATTGGAAGCTTTGAACTAAGTTGGTACATTAAATTCTTTTTCTTCAATGTTTTCGTGTTGATTGAAACATAATGTTTAACGTTTTAAAGTTAGTAGCACCAAAAGCGAAGTGGATTTATGGCTACAATCCAGGATAAATTCTAATCGGCAATATCTTGACATCTTGACTAGGATGACTACAAGATATCACATTGATACACAATCCTCTCTAAATGACATGTACATGAGAGATAACAAGTCAACTTTCATGTGTCACAGAACTGAAAACCATCAAAATTTCGCACTGGATCATTTTCTTTATGCACCATCTGGAACTCCATGAACAGTTCATCTTGGGTCAATGAAAGTGCACAAGCAGTAAAAGAAATTGGAATTTTTTGAGAGTGGTTTGAATGACATAAAACAGGACCAAAGTAGTCTAGGAGGATGTGATTCTTCTAGAACATGTTAAATATGATCAGTTAATCACCCATTCCTAGTGACAGCCAGTAAATTGGTCACTCCCAGAGGAATTCCAGTGAGAAGGAGTCTGAATAACGTAACATCATTAGCTGACTAGATCAGGCAATCATGCAGTGCGCCATTATCATTAGATATACTTCTattagttagcattttttagcTATAAGATTGTTCCATGCATGATGTTCCTAAATCCTAATCATTAAGGATGGTAGTTTGAAACTAGAAAACTTCAAAGAACCAAGAAAGTAACAGAGAGGAAATCTGAGATATATCATGTTCATTGTTTGGAAGGTTTAAATAATACCAGATATTACTCAGTAGAATGCTGAGAACATAAAGAGGATAAAACCATAGCATCTGCAATGAAACCATCACAAAATAAGATCACAGGGAAGCTGAAACAATATCCACTCAAATAGTATATGTTTGACGAACTATGAAACGCACACCAATTAAAGGAGAGATTCTGATAGATACATATACGCGAGTCATGTGACATTATGTGCTGTGAGACATGTTAAAAAATAGCATATTCTTAAATGAGTAAGGTAGAGATCAGAATGTCTAAAAGAATAAATTGTAAGAATAAAAAGCACCAGTCAACCTAACTCTATAAAATCTCGCAGGGAAAATATCGCAAAAGTTTAGAAGTATGAGACGCCATGGAAAGTCTGGCAACAGTCAACATCTTCACCTAGATGTTGCCCCTCTAAATTTCCATCCATACATAATAAGTTTCGGCGACTTCAAAAATTAATTTACCGAAAGGAAGAGTTTTGCTTGAATAGTGATTTAGGTGTTGAACATTACTTACCAAAATGAACATCTAAATGGAACATGTTAATCATGATGAACAAGTAATCAAAGCAATTTATGCCACGAAAACTATAAACGCAAAGGTCCATTCTAGAAGGGCAGTTTTCCTACTACGTTAGTAATTATTAGTCCCATTCTAATGTAAGACACAAAATCCCCATACCAACATAATGCACCACATTCAGTCTATTACACTTGAGGCATCAT
This genomic stretch from Papaver somniferum cultivar HN1 chromosome 5, ASM357369v1, whole genome shotgun sequence harbors:
- the LOC113277322 gene encoding protein EI24 homolog isoform X2, yielding MPGGLVQLFYMLWFYPLYVLSILLSNIWYTDIAKNAYAAMGRAEPSSKKEMGDAQNKPAGVGGFMIGFGEHVFSILLLGFFFLEVYAVGYIPYVGKMLSFLLLSWMYAYYCFEYKWSLAEVSLEKRLDFFESNWAFFAGFGSPCVLPIFFYSRLVGSGVLAILFPLFVLTATGSEADQGINCQRKKWMGVGLGRLPIFYAADILSMWALSYFRSAPQDRQKRRNFKKHDRLFIYVSLCATV
- the LOC113277322 gene encoding protein EI24 homolog isoform X1 — protein: MSTIWYSRFMFLWRDFEILFLYAWWTCTAFLCTYAMLWFYPLYVLSILLSNIWYTDIAKNAYAAMGRAEPSSKKEMGDAQNKPAGVGGFMIGFGEHVFSILLLGFFFLEVYAVGYIPYVGKMLSFLLLSWMYAYYCFEYKWSLAEVSLEKRLDFFESNWAFFAGFGSPCVLPIFFYSRLVGSGVLAILFPLFVLTATGSEADQGINCQRKKWMGVGLGRLPIFYAADILSMWALSYFRSAPQDRQKRRNFKKHDRLFIYVSLCATV